CCGCCCCGGGTAAGCGAAGAATATCTCTCCACCGTCTGGCACATGGCTGGCCTGGAGGGTGACGATCGTCCGGAACACCCGACGCCCAAGCCCCTGGACTGCTTCGCCATTCCCATGAAGCAGCATGTCCAGCCGGGCGGTCTTTGCTACGAACCCTTTTCCGGTTCCGGCTCGCAGATCATGGCCGGCGAAAAGACTGGACGGCGCGTATTCGCCATGGAGATCAGCCCGGTCTATGTGGATGTGGCGGTGAAACGATTCATTCAGACCACCGGGCGGATCGTCTACCTGGACGGCTCCGGGGGGAAAACGTTCGAGGATGCAGCGGCGGAACGGGGAATTGATTTGAATTCCTGAAGATCCAGCCTTTCCAGACAGGCCATGGGGACGTAAAGTACCGGGATTCGTTGCCCATTTTCTTCCAGCGCAGACGGTGTTCCCATGAGTTCCCTGACCAAAGCCGAGATCGTCGAGACCCTCTACCGCAACCTTGGTGCGGGCTGGACACGGCCCCAGGCGCAGGACCTGGTGGAATCGGTTCTTGAAATGATCCGGTCATCGCTGGAACGAGGGGAAACGGTCAAACTGCCCGGTTTTGGCAACTTTTCCGTCCGAAAGAAACGCGCCCGGGCGGGCCGTAATCCCAAAAGCGGCGAGGAGGTGGAAATCTCCGCCAGGAAGGTGGTGAGTTTCAAACCCAGTTCCATGCTGAAAGACAGGGTGAGTGGCCAGCCCTCCCAAAGGGCCGCAGAAATACCCGGACAATGCCGGGTGATTTCCGAGAAAGCTTCGATGTGACCGCTACGCGTCGATGCGATAGGCGGTGTGATCGTTCTGTAGGGCGTCCGGATCCATGGGCTTGCCGCCCAGGCCCTCGATGATCTTTCGGAGGGTTGGGCTTCGCCACCCGGTCACCTCGGCGAGCTGGGCGATGGTGGCCCCCTCGGGACGCTTCATCAGGGCAAACATCACCTCCTCCTTGATGACGGCGCGCAGGGCCGGGTTCGGCTTCCGCCGCAGGATGTCCGCCATGCCCAGGGCGTAGGCCTCTTCGAGGGCGTGGAGAATGAAGGTCCAGTTCGATTGGGTGACCTTGATGTGCCGCTCGGCGATGTCGAGCAGCGGTTGATGGGCGGCGATGGTCGTGACCTTGGCCGGCATGGAAGAGCGCACGGCCCAGTCCCGATGGATCTCCTGTTGCCGTGCTTCGGCGTCGAAGGAATGGTCGGTCATCGTCATCACTCCGCTATTTTGTAGGTCGTGCAGCCGCCCTTGGCGTTGGGTCCGACGTGGTGCAGGCGCTCGGTCGTGACCTTCAGGCCCAGGCGTTTCTTGAGGGTACCGGAGATGGCTCCCCTCACCGTGTTGGAACTCCACAATGTTGCCTGAACAATCTGCTCGATGGTGGCTCCCTCCGGGCGCTTCATCATTTCGATCATGAGATTCTGTTTGGAATTCTCCCGGGGAGCGGCTTTGCGCGGGGCTCTTCCCGCGGCAGCCAGGCCGGCCTGATAGGCGGCGGTGAGGGCGTTTTTGATGGGGCCGATATCGTGCATTTGCCCGTCGTAGACGGCCCTGTTGGGGTCAAGCGTGTCAATGCTCAGGTACCTTTGGGCGATGTCATCCAGGATGATGTCCAGTGAATCCGGTTTGATGTCTTGCGGCTCCCCGGAGTTTTCCTGTTCCGGATTGGGTTGGGGGCCGGTTTTCTCTTCCAGTTCAGATGCGCAGGCCTCTGGCAGTTCCAGTGGTTCCTGACCGATGGCGCGGCGCCCCGCGTCGCTGATGCACCAGTTGCGGTATGGCGGGTTGAGGCTGGTATCCTCGATCATGCCCCGTCCTTCCAGGGCGGTGATCACCTTCATGGCGGCACCCCCTTTGATCTTCTCCGGCAGGGGGTGAATGCTTCCATCCGGGCGGCTGGCGGCGGTTTCAAGGATGGTCTTCTGGGCGGTGGTGAGGTTGGTCATCTCTTCAAGTCTCCTGTTTGGATTGCTGTGCGTCGTTGCACCCATGAAGCCATGGAATCGGATGACATATCCAGAACTGTTTGATCCACTTTTTCATAATATTTTCATCATGTTTCACGTTGGTTGCACAGAACTGCCGTGATCCATGGAGCCACCACGACCATGCAGATCAGTCAATCGGAATGGGCACGGCGGCAGGGATTTTCGCGCCAGTATGTGAGCAAGCTGGTCAAAAGCGGCATCATTCGTCTGGTGAATGGGCAGATCGACACGGATCAGGCCGAGTCGGCGTTGGCGGCCACCCGTGAACCGGCGCGGGCGCTGCAACGCAAGGAAAATCCGCTGCAAACACCCGTGCCGGTTGTCACACCGCCAATCAAAAAAGAGGCACCCGGGAGCGTGCTTCCCGTTTTGCCGGACATCCCCGGCGGGAACGCGGGGGATTTGTCCACGCTTTTGCTCAAGGCCCGCATCAAAAGCGAGATCAAACGGGCCAGTCTGTTGGAGATTCGGGAGAAGGTGGAAAGCGGCAAGTTGGTGGATAGTGACGAAATGCATGCAGCGGCATTCAACCGGGGACGTGCGATCCGGGCGGCCTGGGAGGCATGGCCCAACCGGGTGGCTGGCACCATGGGGGCGGAACTGGGGGTGGAAACACGCACCATGCGCATTCTTCTGGAAAAATTCGTGCGCTCGCATCTCCAGGAGTTGGCTGGGATGGATGGAGAAAATCATGGGTGGCAGCACAGCGGAGCAGTATGACGAAGCCTATTTCCAAGGGTTGCGGCCCGATCCAGTGCTGATGGTCTCGCAGTGGGCCGATCGGCAAACGTTCGCAACGGATTGTGTTCCATTTTTCATGGATGGGGTCATGAAATTTTGAGGAACTCGGCACTGCGTGGCGGGGCTGGGCACGGCATGGCAGGGCATGGCGCGGCAATGCAAGGCAAGGATTTTATCGAAAGTCATTTTACCTGTTGGACAACCGGATCAACTCCCACTGGAAAAATCATCATGAAAAGACTATCGATCAGCATCGAGGGCGTGACGCCACTCCTGATGAACAAGTTCCATGACGCGGCCCAAATGGCGGCCACCAGTGGAACACGCATCAGCACGATAGGAAACAAGGGCACGCCACGGGAAATCGCAGAGAGCAAGCTCTACATCGGGCAGGAGGGGATGCCGATCATCCCGAATCCCAACTTGTTCCGGGCGATCATCGACGGAGGCAGTTTTTTCAAGAGCGGCAAATCCAAAGTGACGACCATCAAATCGTCTCTTATTCCGGCCTGTCTCTCCATTGAGGAAATGGAGATCCCCGTCACCCACAAAGATCCATGGATGGTGGATACGCGCCCTGTCCGCATTCCCTCGACTGGGGGACGCATCCTGGCGCATCGCCCTTGCTTCCATGACTG
The DNA window shown above is from Magnetococcales bacterium and carries:
- a CDS encoding integration host factor subunit alpha yields the protein MSSLTKAEIVETLYRNLGAGWTRPQAQDLVESVLEMIRSSLERGETVKLPGFGNFSVRKKRARAGRNPKSGEEVEISARKVVSFKPSSMLKDRVSGQPSQRAAEIPGQCRVISEKASM
- a CDS encoding DUF3489 domain-containing protein, with the translated sequence MTDHSFDAEARQQEIHRDWAVRSSMPAKVTTIAAHQPLLDIAERHIKVTQSNWTFILHALEEAYALGMADILRRKPNPALRAVIKEEVMFALMKRPEGATIAQLAEVTGWRSPTLRKIIEGLGGKPMDPDALQNDHTAYRIDA
- a CDS encoding DUF3489 domain-containing protein is translated as MTNLTTAQKTILETAASRPDGSIHPLPEKIKGGAAMKVITALEGRGMIEDTSLNPPYRNWCISDAGRRAIGQEPLELPEACASELEEKTGPQPNPEQENSGEPQDIKPDSLDIILDDIAQRYLSIDTLDPNRAVYDGQMHDIGPIKNALTAAYQAGLAAAGRAPRKAAPRENSKQNLMIEMMKRPEGATIEQIVQATLWSSNTVRGAISGTLKKRLGLKVTTERLHHVGPNAKGGCTTYKIAE